The Syngnathus acus chromosome 3, fSynAcu1.2, whole genome shotgun sequence genome includes a window with the following:
- the rps6ka2 gene encoding ribosomal protein S6 kinase alpha-2 isoform X2 → MKVLKKATLKVRDRVRSKMERDILAEVNHPFIVKLHYAFQTEGKLYLILDFLRGGDLFTRLSKEVMFTEEDVKFYLAELALALDHLHSLGIIYRDLKPENILLDEEGHIKITDFGLSKEAIDHDKRAYSFCGTIEYMAPEVVNRRGHTQSADWWSFGVLMFEMLTGSLPFQGKDRKETMALILKAKLGMPQFLSPEVQSLLRALFKRNPANRLGAGPDGVDEIKSHCFFASIKWNKLYRKEIRPPFKPTVGRPEDTFHFDPEFTSRTPTDSPGIPPSANTHQLFRGFSFVATNQSQEPSVANVLPARQEGNTINPIAKHLRGDVAFSDIYELKEELSQATNSVYKRCLHRVTAVEYSVKIIDRGRKDPSEEIEILLRYGQHPNINTLKDVFDDGQRVYLVQNLLRGGELLDRVLTVPNFIEKDASDIICTLTKTVEYLHSQGVVHRDLKPSNICYCDDRGLPECIRICDFGFAKQLRAENGLLMTPCYTATFMAPEVLKKQGYDAACDIWSLGILLYTMIAGFSPFASSPEDSAEEILAQIGCGKFIISGGNWDLVSDAAKDIVTKMLHVDPHQRLTAPQVLRHPWIVGRDQLSDKVLKRQDMLTVKGALSATYSALRRCTPAPVLEPVQSSSLAQRREMKKVGSTVINSDLKEKG, encoded by the exons cctTCCAGACAGAAGGGAAGCTCTACCTAATCCTAGACTTCCTCCGAGGGGGAGACCTTTTCACTCGTCTATCAAAAGAG GTGATGTTTACAGAAGAGGATGTCAAGTTTTACCTTGCAGAATTGGCTTTGGCATTGGACCACTTGCACAGCTTGGGAATCATCTACAGGGACCTCAAACCTGAAAA CATTCTTCTGGATGAAGAAGGACATATAAAGATAACCG ACTTTGGTTTGAGTAAGGAAGCAATCGACCATGACAAAAGAGCGTATTCCTTCTGTGGAACCATAGAGTATATGGCTCCAGAGGTGGTGAACAGGAGGGGGCATACACAAAGCGCTGACTGGTGGTCATTTGGGGTCTTAATg TTTGAGATGCTGACAGGATCGTTGCCATTCCAAGGAAAAGATCGTAAAGAAACAATGGCCCTTATTCTAAA gGCCAAGTTGGGGATGCCACAGTTCCTTAGTCCTGAGGTGCAGAGTTTATTAAGAGCGCTCTTCAAGAGGAACCCTGCTAACCGTCTAG GTGCAGGACCCGATGGGGTGGATGAAATCAAGAGTCATTGTTTCTTCGCATCGATCAAGTGGAAT aaATTGTACAGGAAAGAAATTCGGCCACCATTCAAACCAACCGTTGGAAGACCCGAGGACACTTTTCACTTTGACCCGGAGTTCACCTCCAGAACACCCACTG ACTCTCCTGGCATCCCACccagtgcaaacacacaccagCTGTTCCGTGGTTTCAGTTTTGTTGCCACCAATCAAAGTCAAGAACCAAGTGTGGCCAACGTTCTGCCTGCCCGCCAGGAGGGCAACACCATTAATCCGATTGCAAAG CATCTCCGAGGTGACGTGGCCTTCAGTGACATTTACGAGTTGAAGGAGGAATTAAGCCAGGCAACCAACTCAGTCTACAAGAGATGTCTTCATAGAGTGACTGCTGTGGAATATTCAGTGAAG ATTATTGATAGAGGAAGGAAAGATCCATCAGAAGAGATTGAGATTCTTCTAAGATATGGACAGCATCCCAATATCAACACGTTGAAGGAC GTGTTTGATGATGGCCAACGTGTGTACCTGGTTCAGAATTTGTTGAGAGGAGGTGAGCTGCTTGACAGAGTTTTGACCGTGCCAAATTTCATAGAGAAAGATGCATCCGACATCATCTGCACACTGACCAAGACTGTGGAGTATTTACATTCCCAGGGG GTTGTGCATAGGGATCTGAAACCCAGCAACATTTGCTACTGTGATGACAGAGGACTCCCAGAATGCATCAGGATATGCGATTTTGGTTTTGCCAAACAGCTGCGAGCTGAAAATGGCTTACTGATGACCCCATGTTACACAGCAACGTTCATGGCACCGGAG GTTTTAAAGAAGCAGGGTTATGATGCTGCTTGTGACATTTGGAGCTTGGGAATCTTGCTGTACACCATGATTGCTGG TTTCAGTCCATTTGCCAGCAGCCCTGAAGACTCAGCAGAGGAAATTCTTGCTCAAATTGGTTGTGGTAAATTCATCATCAGCGGAGGTAACTGGGACTTGGTGTCAGACGCTGCCAAG GATATTGTGACTAAGATGCTCCATGTTGACCCCCATCAACGCCTGACTGCCCCTCAG gtcCTTCGCCATCCTTGGATTGTGGGGAGAGACCAGCTCTCTGATAAAGTCCTCAAAAGACAGGATATGCTCACTGTTAAG GGCGCGCTGTCCGCCACCTATTCAGCCTTGAGGCGTTGTACTCCAGCTCCGGTCCTAGAACCTGTTCAGTCCTCCAGCTTGGCTCAGCGGAGAGAAATGAAGAAAGTTGGGAGTACAGTCATTAATTCAGACCTTAAAGAAAAGGGGTAG
- the immp1l gene encoding mitochondrial inner membrane protease subunit 1 yields the protein MIRRVLGKTLGFVGYTIQYGCIAHCTFEYIGEIVVCSGPSMEPTIVNKDVVFSERVTRHLCKIQKGDIVIAKSLFDPNMNICKRVIGLEGDKVCTSGPSDLFNTHTFVPKGHVWLEGDNLTNSTDSRSYGPVPYALIRGRVCLKVWPPDAFGSLSESPARRIVKDQDDGGSH from the exons ATGATCCGCCGTGTGCTCGGGAAGACCTTGGGGTTTGTAGGCTACACCATCCAGTATGGCTGCATTGCACATTGCACCTTCGAGTACATCGGAGAGATTGTGGTG tGCTCCGGCCCGTCAATGGAGCCTACCATTGTCAACAAAGATGTTGTTTTCTCAGAGCGAGTGACACGGCATCTTTGCAAAATACAAAA GGGTGATATTGTGATTGCGAAAAGCCTATTTGACCCCAATATGAATATTTGTAAAAGGGTAATTGGGTTGGAAGGTGACAAAGTCTGCACGAGTGGTCCCTCAGATCTTTTTAACACCCACACATTT GTGCCAAAAGGTCATGTATGGCTAGAGGGCGATAACCTCACGAACTCTACTGACTCAAGGAGCTATGGCCCAGTTCCCTATGCCCTCATTCGAGGGCGTGTTTGCTTGAAG GTCTGGCCCCCAGATGCTTTTGGAAGCCTTAGTGAAAGTCCAGCCAGACGGATCGTTAAAGATCAGGATGATGGTGGTTCACATTGA